GGGTTGTAACTAAGATTAAACCTGTCCTGCAAATAGAAGGCTATTTCTTCCCGCAACTCCGGCATTCCGCAGTTAGAAGTGTACTTTGTTTTTCCTTTTTTTAACGCCTCCAGACAGGCCCTTCGAATTGGCTCAGGTGTAACATAATCAGGCTCGCCCACACCAAGAGAAATGACCCCCTCGGTCTGAGCAATCAAATCGAAAAATTTTCGAATCCCTGACGGCGGCAACCCCCGCAAGGTTTCGGAAATAAAACCATTAAAATTTTCTCCGGACTTTCTTAAAGTCTGCATTCTGCTCCCCCTCGCTCTCCCAAAAGTCACGGATTGCTAAAAAGTTTAAAAAAATAACCCCGTCCTCAAGGGACGGGGTTTAACTCCCGCGGTACCACCCTAGTTAACCGTTAAAGGTTCAACTTTAGTCCCCTTTACCGGGGGGAACCGTCCGTACCTACTGTTGAAAAAATCTCTTTCGGCAGGCACCTCCGGGGCGGCCTTCAGTGTTCCCATCTACCGGTCTTCCACCCTCACCGGCTCGCTTCAAGACGGGCTTCCACCTAATCTTCCCCTTCATGGGCTTAATCCATATAAAATTATTTGAAATCGATTCTAACATCGAAATCCAATTTTGTCAATAGAGCGCGATTCTGAAGCTCGCCCCCAGTATTTGCCATTCCTGTAATTCAAACATATCAAGCGTTTCGGGAATTACACCTGGTAAAGAGTGTAAGTAACCCCTTTCCCCGATAATTAAGCTTTTCGGAGCAGGATATTTGGGGAGGGATCAGGCTGCTCCGGCTCAAGCCGCAGAATCGAGCGGAAGAGAACTGGTAATTTATGAAGGAAAAATTAAGATCTTGGTCGTAAATACATAAAAAAGATCAAGGGGTGGGCTTGTGGAAACATTTGATAACACCCCATTCCAGCAAAATCAAGATATCATCCAGCCGGTGCTCGAGAATTTAAGCAATTTTTATCGGCTCTGGATTAAGTATGTAAGCTGTTCCGGGACATATGTCATCACCCCGATTAACAAACAACAGTGCAATTTCTGCCGCCTCATACGCAATCATCCGGTAGGCTATCAGCGGTGCCGGGAGACTGCCAGGCGATGTGTTTACCTCGATCCGCACAGACACCACCTTTTTCCCTGTCATGCCGGTTTGTACGTCCTTGCCGTTCCTTTACAAGGAGAACGGGGCCCTATTGGAGCACTGGCCACAGGGGAGATAAGAATAGATGACGGTACCGTCGATACCGGCGAGGTCTTGCAGAAGGTGGCGGACCTGGGTTTGAACCGGGAACGTTTGTCGAGATATTACGAAGAAGTGCCGGTTAAAAAGCGCGAAGAGATCCTGCTGCTTGGGGAGACCCTTTATGCCATCAGCAACTGTTTCATCCGGTTGGGATCTGCCCAGGCAAAAGTCAGACAGGCTGAAATAGAAAAGGCCCTGCTGGAATCGGAATTGCGTGCCCTCAGTTCGCAGATCAATCCCCATTTTCTGTTCAATGCCCTTAATACGATCCAGATGTTTTCTTATTTGGAGGGTGCCAGGAAAACGCCGGATATCATCAATGCCCTGAGCAACCTGCTCCGCGCCAGGCTCAGTGTCAACGACCTGCTGACCTCTCTCAGGGATGAGTTGGAAGCAGTAAACAGTCTCCTCTTCATCCAAAAAACACGTTTTGAAGACAGGCTTCAGGTAGTGATCGATATCCCCGATGCCCTCCTGGATGCCCGGGTACCGGCCCTGTCGCTGCAGTCCCTGGTGGAAAATGCCCTCATCCACGGATTGGAGCCTTATGAAGGGATCGGCCGCCTGGAGTTACAGGCGGAAGTGCGGGGCCGGGATCTGATATTTCACGTGAGGGATAACGGTGTCGGAATGACGCCGGAAGAGCTCGCAAAAATCACCGGGAGGCTTAACCGGAAAGAGATATTCGAGGAAGCAGGGGAAATCGGAATGGCGAATGTTCAGAAACGCTGCCTCGCCCTTTTCGGCGAAGGCTACGGGATCCGCATCAAAAGCGAAAAGAACAGGGGTACGGAAGTGACGATCCGGATCCCTTTCACAACCGGAGATGGCCGGAGAAATGAAGATTTTATTGGCAGATGACGAGCCCATCGTCCGCCGCGGGCTCAAGCAGATGATTAAGAACCTTAATTTTTCCTTTGCTGCCGTCCTGGAAGCCGCGACAGGTGGGGAGGCGATCGCTTTAACCGGACGGTACCGCCTTTTTTATGTCTTTTTTTGGTTTTGCTTCACAGAGCAATCCCTGCGTGACCTGCAGCATCCCATTACCGGGCAATTCTAGCCACGATGCCGATCGGGTGACCACCAATCTCCGGGTGA
Above is a genomic segment from Bacillota bacterium containing:
- a CDS encoding histidine kinase — encoded protein: METFDNTPFQQNQDIIQPVLENLSNFYRLWIKYVSCSGTYVITPINKQQCNFCRLIRNHPVGYQRCRETARRCVYLDPHRHHLFPCHAGLYVLAVPLQGERGPIGALATGEIRIDDGTVDTGEVLQKVADLGLNRERLSRYYEEVPVKKREEILLLGETLYAISNCFIRLGSAQAKVRQAEIEKALLESELRALSSQINPHFLFNALNTIQMFSYLEGARKTPDIINALSNLLRARLSVNDLLTSLRDELEAVNSLLFIQKTRFEDRLQVVIDIPDALLDARVPALSLQSLVENALIHGLEPYEGIGRLELQAEVRGRDLIFHVRDNGVGMTPEELAKITGRLNRKEIFEEAGEIGMANVQKRCLALFGEGYGIRIKSEKNRGTEVTIRIPFTTGDGRRNEDFIGR